The Thermoanaerobaculia bacterium genomic interval CGCCTCCCAGGTAGCGACCGGGCTCGCCGCGGCGCACGCCCGCGGCATCGTGCACCGCGACCTCAAACCCGACAACCTCTTCCTGACCCGCGACGGACAGGTGAAGATCCTCGACTTCGGCCTCGCCCGCCAGAGCGAGCCGCACGGTTCGAAGAGCCAGCTGCTCGCGGCGCCGACGATGGCTGCGGCGGCTCCGGGCACCGAGCCCGGCGCGGTCCTCGGTACCGTCGGCTACATGTCTCCCGAGCAGGTCCGGGGCGAGACGGCGGATGCCCGCTCGGACCTCTTCGCTCTCGGTGTGGTGCTCTACGAGATGCTCATCGGGCGGCGGGCGTTCGCGCACGGTTCGGCGGTCGAGACGATGTCGGCGATCCTTCGCGAGGAACCCCCGGAGATCGAGACCGTCGGGGAGAGATTCTCGCCCGCCCTCGCGCGGCTGCTCCAACACTGTCTCGAGAAGCGCCCCGACGAGCGCTTCCAGTCGGCGCGCGACCTCGCCTTCGATCTCAAATCGCTGGCCTCCGGCGGCTCGTCGACCCGTGCAGGCGGCGGCGCCGCGCTGGTCTCTGCCCAGAGCGACCGCAGCGCACGCCGACGCCTGCTCCTCGCCGCCGGGCTGGTCCTCGCAGGAGCCCTCGCCGGCTGGCTGGCGGCGGGCCTCTCGCGAAAGCCTGAAGCGTCCTCCACGCCGGTCCTGCGTCCGACCTTTCGCCAGTTGACCAAACTGCCCGGCGGCGAGGGCAATCCGAGCATCGCCCCAGACGGCGAGAGCTTCGTCTTCGTCAAGCGCGACGGCGGCGACGCCGATCTCTTCCTGCAGCGGATCGACGGCACGAAGCCGATTCCGCTCACCACCGACTGCGCGCAGGACGATGTGGACCCCGCTTTCTCGCCCGACGGGCGGTCGATCGCCTACCGTTCGGACTGCGGCGGCGGCGGCATCTTCGTCATGGGAGCGACCGGCGAGGCGAGCCGTCGGGTGACCGAATTGGGCTACGCGCCGGCCTGGTCGCCGGACGCCGCCGAGCTCGCCGTCGTCACCGAGAGAACGGGGGCGCCGACCTCGCGCAACTCGGTGAGCGAGCTCTGGGTGGTGAAGGTCGAGACCGGCGCCCGCCGGCGGGTGAGCGAGCTCGACGCGATGGCCCCGACCTGGTCACCCGACGGCCGGCGGATCGCCTTCTGGGGCCTGCGCGACGAGACCTTTCAACGCGATCTCTGGAGCGTGGCCGCCGACGGCTCCCCCGGCGCGAAGGAGTCTGCGCTCTCGCTCGTCGACGATCCGGCGATCGACTGGGCACCGGTCTACTCCCACGACGGACGTTGGCTCTACTTCGCGTCGACCCGCGGCGGGACGTTCAATCTCTGGCGGTTGGCGCTCGAAAGCGCCACCGGAAAACCCCAGGGCGCGCCCGAGCCGGTCACCGCTCCGTCGAGCTGGGCCGGTCCGTTCGACCTCTCCGCCGACGGCCGTCGGATCGTCTTCGTCGACCGCAACGCGCAGACGGAGATCGTGCGTGCCGCCGTTGATCCCGCTCGCCTGGCGCTCGCCAGCGCGCCGGCGCCGGTCTTCAGCGGCTCGTTCGAGATCCGCGAGCAGCAACTGTCGTTCGACGGCGCGTCGGTCGTCTTCACCAATGAAGACATGCCGCAGCACCTCCACCTGGTGCACTCCGACGGTTCCGGCTACCGGCAGCTCACCACCGGCGTCGATCGCAATCGGCAAGGCGCCTGGTCTCCCGACGGGCAGTGGATCGCCTTCCAGACCAATCGCGGCGCCTCGAGCCTGGCGGTCATCCACCCCGACGGCGGCGGCTGGCAGGCGATCGGAGTCGGGCGGGGCTTCACCAATCCGCGCTGGTCGCCCGACGGCAAGCGGCTGCTCTCCTACAACACCAGCGAAGGCGGCAGCATCCTCGATCTCGCCACCGGATTCGCAACGCCGGCAAAGCAGGATCTGCCGCCGATCGCTCCCGGGGTGCTCTTCTGGCCGATCGCCTGGTCGCCCGACGGGAGCCTGGTCGCCGGGTCGGCCGTTCGCGCCGGGCAGATCGGCGAGATCCACATCTGGTCGACCGCCGACCGCGCCTACCGCGAAATGCCTTGGCGGCGCGGCGAACAGATCGACTACAGCGTCGTCTTCATCGACCGCGACCGCCTCGTCTTCGGCTCCGGTACTGGACTTTCCGTCGGGGACCTCCGCGGCGGCGAGCTCGAGCCGCTCTACACGCCCCCGCCCGGCCACCTCATCGTCAATCTCTCCGGCTCCAGTGATGGCCGTTCGCTCACCTGGATCGACAGGGCCGACGAGTCGGATATCTGGCTCATGACGCTCGACGAAAAGACCGAGCTGTAGGCACTCCGGTCAGACAGGAGCGTCGACCGCGGCTGGCGGATCGGGGGCCGCAGCGCCGAAGAAGAAGGCGAGGCCCACCAGAAGGCGCTCGGCCGAGCTCATCCCTGAGCGCCGTTCGATCACCCAGCGGGCGATCGCCGGCTCGTCGGTGATGAGTCCATCGACTCCGAGGTTCAGCATGCGGAACATCTGCACCGGGTCGTTGATGGTCCAGACGTAGACCTTCTTGCCGCGGGCGTGGGCGCGACGCACGAAAGCGCGCGTGGCGATCCCGGCGTTGACGGCGAGGAAGTCGGCGTCGACCGTGGTCAGGTCGCCGACCGCCTTCGCCGTCAGCAGGCCGAGCGTCCACTGCGGCCGGAGCTCCCGCATTCTTCGCACCTGGTCGTACTCGAGCGACATGGCGACGACGTTTCCAGCCTGAGCGAGCCCTTCGACGATGTCGACGGCCCGCTGTGCGAGCGCGATGTCGTGACCGTAGTACTTGAGCTCGATCATGACCTTGGCGCTTCCTCGCGCTCGCGAAAGGACATCTCGCAGCAGCGGCACGCGCTCGCCATGGAACTCCGGGGCGAACCAGCTGCCGATGTCGATTCCGGCGAGGCGCTCGACGGTCGCGTCCCAGATCTTCAGGTCGACGCCGGCGACTCTCATGAGATCGCTGTCGTGCAGCACGGCGATCTCGCCGTCGGCGGTCTCCTGGACATCGATCTCGACAAAGTCCGCACCCTCATCGATGGCCCTCTGCACCGAGGCGAGCGTGTTTTCGGGCGCCGACGCCGCGGCGCCGCGATGGGCGATGACGACCACTTCGCCCTGACCGCGCACTCCCCGCAGCAGGTAGACACCGATGCCGCCGGCGATCAGGGCGAGCAGCACCACGGCACCCATCGCCAGGGCGAAGCTCAGACGAGGTGCGCCGCCCGCTGTGAGAGGTTCGGCCTCCGCCAGGCGTGCGCGCATCGCGCTGTCCCTGCCACCCAAACGCCGGTAGATCTGTACGACGAGAAGTGCGAAGGCAGAGGTGTTTCCCCAGCTGATCAACAGGTTGATGACGACCCAGAGGGCGGTGAGGAGAAGCATGAAGCCGAGGACCCAGCCGACGTTGCCCATCCCGAAGGGAGCGACGAGCCGCCCCAGTCCGAAGATCGCCGCCGGCAGCACGCTAGCGAGGAGAAGCGCTGCGACACCCCACAGGATGAGCGTGCGGGAAATCCTCCGGCGCTCGCCGTCGGTCCGCCGCGCGCTTTCGGCGAGGGCGCGCCGCGGCGGAACATCCTCGAAAAGGACCAACGGCAGCGCCAGGCTCCAGGAGACGAGTCGCGGCACCAGGACCGCCGCCAGTCCGATCACCAGGGCCAGAACCAGCCCCACTGCCGCCAGGAAGGCCGGCGGCTTCTCCTTGAGGTAGTAGTTGATGTCGAAATCGCGCAGGAGACCGAGGTAGACCAGGCCCAGTCCCAGCAGGAACGGAGCGGCAAGCAGCAGCGACCTCGCGACCACCCGGACGGCGAGCTCGAAGACCGGCAGCGCACGGCCGAGCGCGAAGCGCACGGCCTGCCCGGAGTCGACCCGCACCCCAGCCGTCGCGCCGACGCCGATTGCCATCAGACAGGCCAGCTCGAGCGCGACGATGGCGATCGAAAACGCCGCGACGCCGACCAGCAGGAGGAGTCCCAGGGGGCGCAAGAAAAAGAGGAGGATGTCGATGTCCGCCAGGACCGAGCTTCCGGACGCGGCCACCCCCGCCTCGAGGGCCAGCCCGACGAGTGGCGTCAATACCGCGAACGCCAGCAGTTTGAAGACCAGATCGGTCGCGAGGAGCTGCCGCCAGACCCGCATGCCGTCGGACCAGGCACCGGCGAAGACGGGCTCGGAGCCGGACGGTTGGGAGTCCTCCATGACCCTTGGATTCTAGTTCGAACGCAGGGGTCGGGAACCCGCACCGAGGAGATCCTTCTCAAGGAGCTCGGGACAGGCGAAAATAGCGGCGTACCCGGCGGCGCCCAACTGCGCAACGGGTTCGGAGGCGCCGCGATGAGCCAGCCCCGAGGTCCCAGGTCCCAGGCCGCCGATGGCCTCGCGATCGCAGGACGCGAGGAGATCCTGCGCGTCCTGCTCAAGGCCGGCGTCATCGTCGTGCTGGGGACGCTCGCGCTGCTGGCCCTGTTCGAAGGCCGGCGCATCGTACTCTGGCCGTATGTCGCGTTGCTCGCAAGCCATTTGGCAGCCTGGTTCCTGCTGCGCTCGGGGCGGCTGCGCACAGCGGTGCTCACCCACGCCACGGTCTACATCTCGACGATCCTCCTGGTACTCCTCCTCTTCGGAGGCCTGCGGTCTCCCGCCAGCTTCGTCCTGTCGCCGATCGTCCTGATCGTGGGACTGACCTGGAACGGGCGGGCCGCGATCGTCACCGCCGGTGCCTGTTCACTGGGCATGCTGGGGCTCGTCGCATGGGCGGCGACGCGCGACCGACTCAAGCGCGGAGAGCTCACCTACTGGGTGGTGGCGACCGCGGTTCTCGCCCTGACCAGCGTCGTCCTGGCCATTGCGCTCCGCGCCATCGGCCGCGCCCAGGCGCGGACGATCGGTGCCGAGCGCGAGCGCTGGGCACTGCAGGAGCAGCTCCTCCGCTCGCAGCGCCTCGAGTCGGTCGCGAGACTCGCCGCCGGCGTGGCGCACGACTTCAACAACCTGCTGAACGTCATCGTCGGCCAGGCCGGAATGCTCGCCCGTCACCCGGACGAAAAGACCGCCAAGCAGGCGCGGCAGATCGAGAGCGCGGCCTGGCGCGCCGCGGACCTCACCCAGAAGCTCCTCGCTGTCGGGCGCGACCGTACCTTCGAGAACGGCGACCTCGAGCTGAACGCCGTAGTCAGGGAGATCGAGCCGCTCCTGCGGCGGAGCCTCGCCGGTGTCGACGGCGGGGGACGCCCGGACGGGCCGGAGCAGCTGGAGCCTGCGGGCGGCCGGGACCGGCTCAGCTTCGACCTCGAACCGGCGCCACTGCTCGTCCGCGCCGACGCAGCGGGTCTCGAACAGATCCTCATGAACCTGGTCGTCAACGCCGGCCACGCGACCCGCGGCGGTGGCGAGATCCGCGTCGTCACGCGCCGCGCGGAACGTGCCGAGGTCGCCCGCCTTCCAGAATTCGCGACGGCGCGGGGAGCGATCCGTCTCGAGGTCGCGGACACCGGCGCCGGCATGACACCCGAGGTGCAGGCCCACCTCTTCGAGCCGTTCTTCAGCACCCGGCCTCCCGGGGAGGGCACCGGCCTCGGACTCGCCTCGGTCTACGGCATCGTCCAGCAGTGTGGCGGGGCCATTCAGGTAGAGAGCGCTCCCGGCCGCGGCGCCTCGTTTCGCGTCTATCTGGCCGGTGCAAGCGACCCGGTGTCCACCCCTGCGCCAGGGGCCTGAGGCCCGGAAAGACGCACCCACCCCGCAGGACGGTGCCTCGAAACGCCGGCCCGCGTAACCTCGAAGCTCGATGGGGCAACTACCGCGACTCGTGCTGACCGGCGCGGCCGGCTTCCTCGGCAGACGGGTGATCGACCGTCTCGCCGGCAAGTGGCAGATCGAAGCGGTGGATCGCGAGCCCCCGGTCGCCGGCGCGCTCGTCCATCGCCCCGAGGTCCGTTGGCACGCGGTCGACCTGACCGAATCCGAGGCGGTGACGCGGCTCTTCGACGGCCTGCGCGAGAGCGGCGGCGCCACGGCATTGGTTCATCTCGCGGCGCACTACGACTTCACCGGCGAGCGCCACCCCGACTACGAGCGCACCAACGTCGAGGGAACCCGCCGGCTGCTCGACGCCTGCGAAGGGCTCGGCCTCGAGCGGTTCATCTTCGCGAGCTCGCTCGCCGCCAGCCAGTTCCCGCGCGCCGGCCGGATGCTCGACGAATCGAGCCCACCCGACGGCGATCACATCTATGCCGAGAGCAAGCGCGCCGGCGAGGCGATGATGCGGGCGGAGGGCCGCTTCCCGACCGCCATCATCCGCTTCGCGGCGCTCTACTCGGACTGGTGCGAATACGCTCCGCTCTTCTCGCTGCTGCGCACCTGGCTCGCCGGGCGCTGGAACTCGCGCATCCTCGGCGGACGCGGCCGCTCCGCCGTGCCCTACCTCCACGTGCGCGACGCCGGCGTCTTCGTCGAGCGCCTGCTCGACCTGCGACGCGAGCTCCTGCCGGCCGAGGTGCTCATCGCGAGCCCGAACCGGGTGACCTCGCACGCCGACCTCTTCCGTGCCGTGACCACCTACGTGCGAGGCACTGCGTCGCGTCCGATCTGCACGCCGCGGGCGGTCGCGACCCTGGGGCTTCACTTCCTCGATCTCGTCGGCCGGGCGAGCGGCAACCGGCCGTTCGAACGTCCCTGGATGGGCAGAATGATCGACCGCCGCCTCGAGGTCGATCCGCACCAGAGCTACCGGCGGCTCTCCTGGACGCCGCGCCCGCGCCTCGACATCGTGCGCCGGATCCCGTTCCTGATCGAGAACCAGTACAGCGAGCCGGGAACCTGGGCAGCGCACAACGAGGCGGCGCTGCACTCTTCCGAGCTCTCGCCGCAGGTCCAGATCCTTCGCCTGTTCGAGGCCCACGAAGAGGAGCTGTTCGAGGCCGCCACCCGCGCCCTGGTGGCCGATCCGGTGAATTTTCCCCACTACGCCCGCGTCGGCGCCGTCGAGCACGACTGGAATCATCGCCAGTTCCTGCGCAACCTGGCCCAGTCGGTGCGCACGCGTCACCGCGGCTTCTTTCGCACCTACTGCTACGACCTGGCGCGACGACGGGCACAGCAGGGCTTTCCGCAGGACGAGCTGCGCGCCGCGCTGCTCTCTTTCGAGCGCGTCTTCCACTACGTCCTGGCGACCGACCCGCGTGCCGCCGCCCTGGAGCCCCACTTGAACGAGCTCGTGCACCGCACAATCGAGTTCGGGATGGACGGCCTCGAGGCCGGCTACGAAGAGGCCGGCGAACCCCCGGCCCAGCCGGCCTGATTCAGCTTCGCTCCGCGGCCGACTCGCGGCGGGGGTCGAAGCTCGCGGGGTCAGCCAGCGGCGTCATAGGCGGCGCGGATCCAGCCGACGAGAGCGGCGTCAACCTCTTCCGGCGAGCCGATGCGCACTTTGAACTGACACATGCCGCCGGGCGGCAGGGCGATCAGGCGATCGCCGGCAGCCAGGCCCTTGGCGTTGAGGCCGACCTCCACCTGGGTCTTCGTCGCCGGACCGACCATCGCGAACTGCTTCTTGCGGCGCAGGCTGAGGTATCCCTTCTTGGGGGCGATCTCGAACGGGCCAAAGCCGGCGATCGCCGCCATCAGCCGGTCGTGGATCGGGCGCAGCGCTGCCTTGGGCCCGGCGTAGATCTCGTCCTCCGCCGCCCCAGCGCTCGCCGCCGGCGCGGCCGCCGCTCCAGTCGCTCTCAGGTGCAGCGTCACCAACGTGTTGGCGTCACCGTGCCCGAGCCCCAGCGCGCTTTTCGCGGCGTCGCGCAGCTCAC includes:
- a CDS encoding glycerophosphoryl diester phosphodiesterase membrane domain-containing protein — encoded protein: MEDSQPSGSEPVFAGAWSDGMRVWRQLLATDLVFKLLAFAVLTPLVGLALEAGVAASGSSVLADIDILLFFLRPLGLLLLVGVAAFSIAIVALELACLMAIGVGATAGVRVDSGQAVRFALGRALPVFELAVRVVARSLLLAAPFLLGLGLVYLGLLRDFDINYYLKEKPPAFLAAVGLVLALVIGLAAVLVPRLVSWSLALPLVLFEDVPPRRALAESARRTDGERRRISRTLILWGVAALLLASVLPAAIFGLGRLVAPFGMGNVGWVLGFMLLLTALWVVINLLISWGNTSAFALLVVQIYRRLGGRDSAMRARLAEAEPLTAGGAPRLSFALAMGAVVLLALIAGGIGVYLLRGVRGQGEVVVIAHRGAAASAPENTLASVQRAIDEGADFVEIDVQETADGEIAVLHDSDLMRVAGVDLKIWDATVERLAGIDIGSWFAPEFHGERVPLLRDVLSRARGSAKVMIELKYYGHDIALAQRAVDIVEGLAQAGNVVAMSLEYDQVRRMRELRPQWTLGLLTAKAVGDLTTVDADFLAVNAGIATRAFVRRAHARGKKVYVWTINDPVQMFRMLNLGVDGLITDEPAIARWVIERRSGMSSAERLLVGLAFFFGAAAPDPPAAVDAPV
- a CDS encoding DUF4287 domain-containing protein encodes the protein MTEVDKAIQTQLANIQKKTGKTLDDLYAWLQATGLAKHGELRDAAKSALGLGHGDANTLVTLHLRATGAAAAPAASAGAAEDEIYAGPKAALRPIHDRLMAAIAGFGPFEIAPKKGYLSLRRKKQFAMVGPATKTQVEVGLNAKGLAAGDRLIALPPGGMCQFKVRIGSPEEVDAALVGWIRAAYDAAG
- a CDS encoding serine/threonine-protein kinase, whose protein sequence is MIGTRLGPYEILAKLGEGGMGEVFRARDTKLDREVAVKVLPPHLAADADALARFEREAKAVAALSHPNILAIFDFGRDGAIAFAAMELLEGETLRERLVAGALPARKALEIASQVATGLAAAHARGIVHRDLKPDNLFLTRDGQVKILDFGLARQSEPHGSKSQLLAAPTMAAAAPGTEPGAVLGTVGYMSPEQVRGETADARSDLFALGVVLYEMLIGRRAFAHGSAVETMSAILREEPPEIETVGERFSPALARLLQHCLEKRPDERFQSARDLAFDLKSLASGGSSTRAGGGAALVSAQSDRSARRRLLLAAGLVLAGALAGWLAAGLSRKPEASSTPVLRPTFRQLTKLPGGEGNPSIAPDGESFVFVKRDGGDADLFLQRIDGTKPIPLTTDCAQDDVDPAFSPDGRSIAYRSDCGGGGIFVMGATGEASRRVTELGYAPAWSPDAAELAVVTERTGAPTSRNSVSELWVVKVETGARRRVSELDAMAPTWSPDGRRIAFWGLRDETFQRDLWSVAADGSPGAKESALSLVDDPAIDWAPVYSHDGRWLYFASTRGGTFNLWRLALESATGKPQGAPEPVTAPSSWAGPFDLSADGRRIVFVDRNAQTEIVRAAVDPARLALASAPAPVFSGSFEIREQQLSFDGASVVFTNEDMPQHLHLVHSDGSGYRQLTTGVDRNRQGAWSPDGQWIAFQTNRGASSLAVIHPDGGGWQAIGVGRGFTNPRWSPDGKRLLSYNTSEGGSILDLATGFATPAKQDLPPIAPGVLFWPIAWSPDGSLVAGSAVRAGQIGEIHIWSTADRAYREMPWRRGEQIDYSVVFIDRDRLVFGSGTGLSVGDLRGGELEPLYTPPPGHLIVNLSGSSDGRSLTWIDRADESDIWLMTLDEKTEL
- a CDS encoding NAD(P)-dependent oxidoreductase; the protein is MGQLPRLVLTGAAGFLGRRVIDRLAGKWQIEAVDREPPVAGALVHRPEVRWHAVDLTESEAVTRLFDGLRESGGATALVHLAAHYDFTGERHPDYERTNVEGTRRLLDACEGLGLERFIFASSLAASQFPRAGRMLDESSPPDGDHIYAESKRAGEAMMRAEGRFPTAIIRFAALYSDWCEYAPLFSLLRTWLAGRWNSRILGGRGRSAVPYLHVRDAGVFVERLLDLRRELLPAEVLIASPNRVTSHADLFRAVTTYVRGTASRPICTPRAVATLGLHFLDLVGRASGNRPFERPWMGRMIDRRLEVDPHQSYRRLSWTPRPRLDIVRRIPFLIENQYSEPGTWAAHNEAALHSSELSPQVQILRLFEAHEEELFEAATRALVADPVNFPHYARVGAVEHDWNHRQFLRNLAQSVRTRHRGFFRTYCYDLARRRAQQGFPQDELRAALLSFERVFHYVLATDPRAAALEPHLNELVHRTIEFGMDGLEAGYEEAGEPPAQPA